In Gadus macrocephalus chromosome 4, ASM3116895v1, the following proteins share a genomic window:
- the slc25a3a gene encoding solute carrier family 25 member 3a isoform X2, with protein sequence MYPTALTQLARANPFSAPLFSLQRAEELQQTPAAGPAPRRLAAAATADDVSCAFGSNKYYAMCGFGGILSCGLTHTAVVPLDLVKCRLQVDPDKYKSIGNGFRLTVREDGARGLAKGWAPTFIGYSMQGLCKFGFYEVFKIFYSDLMGEENTYLWRTSLYLAASASAEFFADIALAPMEACKVRIQTKPGYANTLRECAPKMYAEEGVWAFYKGVVPLWMRQIPYTMMKFACFERTVELLYKYAVPKPRSECSKSEQLIVTFTAGYIAGVFCAIVSHPADSVVSVLNKESGSTATQVLKKLGPKGVWKGLVARIIMIGTLTALQWFIYDSVKVYFRLPRPPPPEMPESLKKKLGLTE encoded by the exons ATGTACCCCACCGCCCTCACGCAGCTGGCCCGGGCTAACCCGTTCAGCGCCCCGCTGTTCAGCCTCCAGCGGGCGGAGGAGCTCCAGCAGACCCCTGCAGCGGGTCCCGCACCCCGTCGtctggccgccgccgccaccgcag ACGATGTGAGCTGCGCATTTGGCTCCAATAAGTACTATGCGATGTGTGGCTTTGGGGGTATCCTGAGCTGTGGGCTCACCCACACGGCCGTGGTGCCCCTTGACCTCGTCAAGTGCCGCCTGCAG GTGGACCCCGACAAGTACAAGTCCATCGGGAACGGCTTCAGGCTCACCGTCAGGGAGGATGGAGCCCGCGGCCTGGCCAAGGGATGGGCACCCACCTTCATCGGTTACTCCATGCAGGGACTCTGCAAGTTTGGCTTCTATGAGGTCTTCAAGATCTTCTACAGCGACCTGATGGGAGAG GAGAACACCTACCTGTGGAGGACGTCCCTGTACCTGGCGGCCTCTGCCAGCGCTGAGTTCTTTGCTGACATCGCCCTGGCGCCCATGGAGGCGTGCAAGGTCCGCATCCAGACCAAGCCCGGCTATGCCAACACCCTCAGGGAGTGTGCCCCCAAGATGTACGCCGAGGAGGGCGTCTGGGC CTTCTACAAGGGCGTGGTTCCTCTGTGGATGAGGCAGATCCCCTACACCATGATGAAGTTCGCCTGCTTTGAGCGCACGGTGGAGCTGCTCTACAAGTACGCCGTGCCCAAGCCCCGCAGCGAGTGCTCCAAGTCGGAGCAGCTGATCGTCACCTTCACGGCCGGCTACATCG CCGGTGTGTTCTGTGCCATCGTGTCCCACCCGGCCGACTCCGTCGTGTCCGTGCTCAACAAGGAGAGCGGCAGCACCGCCACCCAGGTGCTGAAGAAGCTGGGGCCCAAAG gagtgtGGAAGGGCCTGGTCGCCCGTATCATCATGATCGGTACCCTGACCGCGCTGCAGTGGTTCATCTACGACTCGGTGAAGGTCTACTTCcgcctgccccgcccccctccccccgagaTGCCCGAGTCCCTGAAGAAGAAGCTGGGGCTGACCGAGTAA
- the slc25a3a gene encoding solute carrier family 25 member 3a isoform X1, with protein MYPTALTQLARANPFSAPLFSLQRAEELQQTPAAGPAPRRLAAAATAEGDSCEFGSQKYLLLCGFGGIVSCGLTHTAVVPLDLVKCRLQVDPDKYKSIGNGFRLTVREDGARGLAKGWAPTFIGYSMQGLCKFGFYEVFKIFYSDLMGEENTYLWRTSLYLAASASAEFFADIALAPMEACKVRIQTKPGYANTLRECAPKMYAEEGVWAFYKGVVPLWMRQIPYTMMKFACFERTVELLYKYAVPKPRSECSKSEQLIVTFTAGYIAGVFCAIVSHPADSVVSVLNKESGSTATQVLKKLGPKGVWKGLVARIIMIGTLTALQWFIYDSVKVYFRLPRPPPPEMPESLKKKLGLTE; from the exons ATGTACCCCACCGCCCTCACGCAGCTGGCCCGGGCTAACCCGTTCAGCGCCCCGCTGTTCAGCCTCCAGCGGGCGGAGGAGCTCCAGCAGACCCCTGCAGCGGGTCCCGCACCCCGTCGtctggccgccgccgccaccgcag AGGGGGACAGTTGTGAGTTTGGCTCCCAGAAGTACCTGCTCCTTTGTGGATTTGGTGGCATTGTGAGCTGTGGCCTCACGCACACGGCGGTGGTCCCCCTCGATCTGGTCAAGTGCAGATTGCAG GTGGACCCCGACAAGTACAAGTCCATCGGGAACGGCTTCAGGCTCACCGTCAGGGAGGATGGAGCCCGCGGCCTGGCCAAGGGATGGGCACCCACCTTCATCGGTTACTCCATGCAGGGACTCTGCAAGTTTGGCTTCTATGAGGTCTTCAAGATCTTCTACAGCGACCTGATGGGAGAG GAGAACACCTACCTGTGGAGGACGTCCCTGTACCTGGCGGCCTCTGCCAGCGCTGAGTTCTTTGCTGACATCGCCCTGGCGCCCATGGAGGCGTGCAAGGTCCGCATCCAGACCAAGCCCGGCTATGCCAACACCCTCAGGGAGTGTGCCCCCAAGATGTACGCCGAGGAGGGCGTCTGGGC CTTCTACAAGGGCGTGGTTCCTCTGTGGATGAGGCAGATCCCCTACACCATGATGAAGTTCGCCTGCTTTGAGCGCACGGTGGAGCTGCTCTACAAGTACGCCGTGCCCAAGCCCCGCAGCGAGTGCTCCAAGTCGGAGCAGCTGATCGTCACCTTCACGGCCGGCTACATCG CCGGTGTGTTCTGTGCCATCGTGTCCCACCCGGCCGACTCCGTCGTGTCCGTGCTCAACAAGGAGAGCGGCAGCACCGCCACCCAGGTGCTGAAGAAGCTGGGGCCCAAAG gagtgtGGAAGGGCCTGGTCGCCCGTATCATCATGATCGGTACCCTGACCGCGCTGCAGTGGTTCATCTACGACTCGGTGAAGGTCTACTTCcgcctgccccgcccccctccccccgagaTGCCCGAGTCCCTGAAGAAGAAGCTGGGGCTGACCGAGTAA